One stretch of Scophthalmus maximus strain ysfricsl-2021 chromosome 12, ASM2237912v1, whole genome shotgun sequence DNA includes these proteins:
- the znhit1 gene encoding zinc finger HIT domain-containing protein 1 isoform X1, translated as MVLEKKTSARVEAGQRRVLDEATRQRRLTRQLEALEKDNFQLFCVSRTTLCPPSLPQVLQPVCRPSVRQKNQRRRRGRRGATTSNNASGKTSPRCWRRRTCRRSRSPTTCRRRRHPRRCPPVTSAASAASPRTTPAPPAGGATAAASASSHTERPGV; from the exons ATGGTGCTGGAGAAGAAAACCTCCG ctcgGGTGGAGGCCGGTCAGCGCAGAGTGTTGGATGAAGCGACCAGACAGCGGCGTCTGACCCGTCAGCTGGAGGCTCTGGAGAAAGACAACTTCCAG ctgttttgtgtttccaggacgaccctctgtcctccctccctcccccaggTCCTACAGCCCGTCTGCCGGCCTTCAGTGAGACAGAAGAACCAG agaagaagaagaggaagacgaggggcGACCACTTCAAACAACGCTTCAGGAAAAACTTCACCacgctgctggaggaggag AACCTGTCGGAGAAGCCGGAGCCCAACTACCTGTCGGCGGCGGCGCCACCCTCGTCGCTGCCCCCCCGTCACTTCTGCTGCGTCTGCGGCTTCCCCTCGCACTACACCTGCACCACCTGCGGGGGGCGCTACTGCAGCAGCAAGTGCCTcgtcacacacagagagaccaG gTGTTTGA
- the zgc:92429 gene encoding cysteine and histidine-rich domain-containing protein 1, which yields MTLLCYNKGCGQKYEADKNKEDSCLFHPGIPIFHDALKGWSCCRKRTTDFSEFLSIKGCTHGRHSDQKPHEPLRPEVSSDKTETKQTNGPEIIYQGPKSAEALQKERPSSDEHRTRLPQNVSLSLAQILEKLEISNRAEKEQKENQAVMSGTRCKNSGCKSVYQGPETDEEICSHHPGAPVFHEGYKYWSCCCIRTMDFNAFLDQKGCDTGKHRWIPRQDKKKVACRHDWHQTGNNVVLTIYAKNTNPQLSCVDANRTLLSCQIQFENDKIFKRDFHLWGVIDVTRSCVNMVPSKVEVSMRKADQVSWGKLEDPNYQPEPEPVDASEATPRPDWDIDDDDISDSDEEWAYDTAENKQQEKVGDEKKEQEEKQNLQRKEVEEEMKRAMEERRKEEEEKKKRQEEAEGFEDMPDLE from the exons GGTTGGTCCTGCTGCAGGAAGAGGACGACGGACTTCTCAGAGTTTCTCTCCATCAAG GGCTGCACCCACGGGCGCCACAGCGACCAGAAGCCCCATGAGCCTTTGCGGCCCGAGGTCTCGTCCGACAAGACGGAGACGAAACAAACCAACGGTCCCGAGATCATCTACCAGGGACCCAAGTCTGCAGAGGCGCTGCAGAAGGAGCgacccag CTCCGACGAGCACCGGACCCGACTTCCTCAGAACGTGTCGCTGTCGCTCGCTCAGATTCTGGAGAAACTGGAGATCAGCAACCGAGCGGAGAAGGAgcagaaag AGAATCAGGCCGTGATGTCGGGAACCAGGTGCAAGAACTCGGGATGTAAATCA gtgtACCAGGGCCCAGAGACGGACGAGGAGATCTGCTCCCACCACCCCGGAGCCCCCGTCTTCCACGAGGG GTACAAGtactggagctgctgctgcatccgGACGATGGACTTCAACGCCTTCCTGGACCAGAAGGGCTGCGACACCGGCAAACATCGCTGGATCCCCAGACAG gacaaGAAGAAGGTGGCGTGTCGACACGACTGGCATCAGACTGGAAACAATGTCGTTCTGACAATTTACGCCAAGAACACAAACCCTCAACTGTCCTGCGTCGACGCCAACCGCACGCTG CTCTCGTGTCAAATCCAGTTTGAGAACGACAAGATATTCAAGAGAGACTTCCACCTGTGGGGG GTGATCGACGTGACGCGGAGCTGCGTCAACATGGTCCCGTCCAAAGTGGAGGTTTCCATGCGGAAGGCCGACCAGGTGTCCTGGGGCAAACTGGAGGATCCCAACTACCAACCGGAGCCCGAGCCCGTCGACGCCAGCGAGGCGACGCCGCGGCCCGACTGGGACatcgacgacgacgacatcaGCGACTCGGACGAGGAGTGGGCGTACGACACGGCGgagaacaaacagcaggagaaggTCGGAGAcgagaagaaggagcaggaagagaagcagaacctgcagaggaaggaagtggaggaggagatgaagagggcgatggaggagaggaggaaggaggaggaggagaagaagaagaggcaggAGGAAGCGGAGGGATTCGAAGACATGCCGGACCTGGAGTGA
- the znhit1 gene encoding zinc finger HIT domain-containing protein 1 isoform X2, translating into MVLEKKTSARVEAGQRRVLDEATRQRRLTRQLEALEKDNFQDDPLSSLPPPGPTARLPAFSETEEPEKKKRKTRGDHFKQRFRKNFTTLLEEENLSEKPEPNYLSAAAPPSSLPPRHFCCVCGFPSHYTCTTCGGRYCSSKCLVTHRETRCLKWTL; encoded by the exons ATGGTGCTGGAGAAGAAAACCTCCG ctcgGGTGGAGGCCGGTCAGCGCAGAGTGTTGGATGAAGCGACCAGACAGCGGCGTCTGACCCGTCAGCTGGAGGCTCTGGAGAAAGACAACTTCCAG gacgaccctctgtcctccctccctcccccaggTCCTACAGCCCGTCTGCCGGCCTTCAGTGAGACAGAAGAACCAG agaagaagaagaggaagacgaggggcGACCACTTCAAACAACGCTTCAGGAAAAACTTCACCacgctgctggaggaggag AACCTGTCGGAGAAGCCGGAGCCCAACTACCTGTCGGCGGCGGCGCCACCCTCGTCGCTGCCCCCCCGTCACTTCTGCTGCGTCTGCGGCTTCCCCTCGCACTACACCTGCACCACCTGCGGGGGGCGCTACTGCAGCAGCAAGTGCCTcgtcacacacagagagaccaG gTGTTTGAAGTGGACGCTGTag